The nucleotide sequence TAACCGCTGTAGAATTTTCCGGTCGACTTAATTTAATCTTTATGGTAAGTTCTTCCGCTAAATTTCTATCAGCATAACCAATACCTAAAAATATTTCATTACACTTTTCTTGATGTTTACGTAGCCTTTCACAAACATCGCCCACCATTTCTTTAATGATTATCAAAATTTCAGCTTTGCTAAAGTAATCTCGCATTAAAGTCTGATTCTTACTATATGATCTATTTTTAACAGGGGCTTTCTCCCTAATAATACTAGCATCTAAGCCCCAAGCATGATAATAAAGTTGCAAGCCCATTATTCCTAAATGTTTTTTAAGTCTATTAGGATCAAAATGTGCCAAATTTTCAATACTATAAATCCCCATTTGCTTTAATTTTTTATCATAGCCTTTTGAAATCCCCCAAAAAGCAGTCATTGGTTTTATCTTCCAGACTGTTTGATCTATACTTTCATAAGACCACCGGGCAATCCAAGGTGGTCTTTTTTTTGCGTCATTATCTAACGCTAATTTTGCTAGCAGCGGATTGTCACCAATGCCAATGCTAACAACTAACCCTAGCTCACTTTTTACTGTTTTTAAAATACGCTGTGCTATTTCTTCCGCTGATCCGAATAATTTTTGATAAGCAGTAACATCTAATATCGCTTCATCAATACTATAGACTTGCAAATCTTCACTAGACACAAACTTTCGAAAAATCTCTTGTATTTTTTTATTAATGTCAAGGTATAGCGCCATATTAGGCTCTACTATCATAATTGGCGATTTTTTTGGTATTTCAAACAATCTGTTACCAGTTTTGATATTGTATTCCGTCTTAACCTTAGGACTACTTGCCAAAACAACTGCACCGGTTCGGTGGCGATCTGATACTACTGCAATATAGGCTTCCAGTGGATCGATTTTTCGTTTAACCGCTTCGACAGAAGCAAAAAATGATTTTACATCAATCCATAACACACTTCGCCTTGGAAAAGCCGAAAAATCAACCAACCCCATTATTACAACCTTCTTGCACTTTTAGTTGTTCACTATGTTCTGATAATAACATTCCTGCCCACTTAACCATTCCTCGATCAACATAAAATACTCTTACCATTTCTTGATAAAGAGGAATCTGTAGTAAATCTACAGTATCATTATTATTCAATCTCATTCACCTCTATAATTATATTATCAGAACATATGTTCTCTGTAAATATTTAGCTAATAAAAAAATTATAGCACCAGCTTAAATAAAATTTTAAGTTGGTGCTATAATTTTTTTATTATTCTTTTTCAGTAACTGCTAACCAAATTTCTCTATAAGTATTTCCATTTTCAACTTTAATTTTGTTTTATAATAATCTGTTTATTAATAATGTCCAAACTACGGATTACTTAGCTTTTCGGTTCAAATTTATCCATTTTTTCTGCTATTTTTTCTAATGATTTTGCAATACTCGCAAATAAATAAAAAAAGTATGCTATTACTCCTAAATAAATCAACATAAAAATAAAGCCAAATCCTGCCATCCCACCATTGTACATCAGAACAACCTCCTTTATTTTTCCTATATATTACATTTCGCTATTTTTTAAAAAATACCTCTATCTTGAAAAGATATTTTAATGCTAATAACCGATGCCTTCTTTTAAAAAAGTTCCATTTTTAAGTTCCGCAAAAGCATTATTTAACTCTTCTTTAGTATTCATTACTATTGGCCCACCCCAAGCCACCGGCTCATTTAGTTGTTCTGAACTGACAAATAAAACTTGAGAATTTTTCTCGGTAGCCTTTAGCTCAACAAAAACTCCGGTCGTTAGCCTTACTGCTGTTTTTTCAGCTATTAACTCCCCGCCAACATAAACTTCGCCACTTAAGGTAAATAACAACACTGCTTTATCTCTTTCCGTATTGATAATAAGGCTAGCGTTAGCATTCAAGTGGATATCATAATAATCAAGTGGTAGATATTTACTCATAAACCCTCGTTTATTAGAAAATTCCCCCGCTAATAATCTAAGTTTGCCACTGTCCAATATTATTTCTTCAATTTCACTATTTTTAATACTACGATATTCCGGTGCTACCATTTTATTTTTCGCTGAAAGATTAAGCCACAACTGAACCCCTAATAACCTTTCACTTGCCGGTAATTTTTCTTCATGTAAAATTCCTGAGCCAGCAGTCATCCATTGCACTTCTCCGTCTGTAATAGTATCTTCATTTCCCAAACTATCACGGTGCGTCATTTTTCCGCGATATACATAACTAATAGTTTCGATCCCTCGGTGCGGATGTAGTGGAAACCCTGCAGTATAATCACTAGGATTAATACTATCAAAAGAGTCTAACATTAAAATAGGGTCATAGGTTTCAACTGTACTAAGCCCTAATACCCTTACTAAATTAACCCCTGCTCCATCTTGTGTTTTAAAACCAGTCACCTTTTGCTTAACTTTTCGTTCCATAAGGTTATCCTCCTTTTATTACACTATTACCTGAAACTTTAAAACTCATTATTACTATAACTCTAATATAAATATTTTATCATTATTTTTCTGTTATTACCATTTTTTTGAATTGAATGATTTTAAAATATTTTTCACAAAGAAACTGTTACTATATTGTCAGCCAATGATACTTAGTTTAAAATTATAGTTGTGATTAATTATTTAAAAGTTAAAACTTATACTGCAAGGGAGAAATGACAATGCATAAAATTACCAAAATTGATATAATTACTCGTCCCAATAAACTCTAAGACTTGAAAGAAGCATTAAATGAAATTGGCGTTACAGGAATGACTGTAAGTCAGGTCTATGGCTATGGTCTTACTAAGGGTCATACCGAAATATACCGCGGTAAAGAGTACACTATCAATTTACAACCAAAAGTAAAAGTTGAAACAGTAGTCTGTGAAGTGCCCGTAGAAAAAGTTCTTAAGGCTGCGCAAAAAGTGTTGCGAACCGGTAAAATTGGTGATGGTAAAATTTTTGTATATAATCTCGAAAATGCAGTGCGTATTCGTACTGGTGAAGAAGGGCCTAGTGCCATTATGGATCCACAAGACAGTTAAACTTGTTATAAATAGTTCTTCTTTTTATTTTAACATCTATGCTATAATACATTGAATTAAGGCAACGAAGCCAAACTTAGCAAATTTGTGTCACATCACAAATTTGCTAAGTTTGGCTTTTTTTTTATGTCTTTAATAAATTTGCACATTTTACCATTATAAAGTTGGAGGTATTAACAATGGAAATTACAACTCAATCATTAGCAGTCGGATTAGATACAGTATGGGTATTACTCTGTGCTGCCTTAGTATTTTTTATGGAAGCTGGTTTTGCCGCTTTGGAGGCAGGTTTAATTCATAGCCGTAATTCATTAAATATTATGATGAAAGTTCTTATGGATTGTACGGTTGGTCTTATTGGATTTTTTCTCTTTGGTTTTGCTCTAATGTATGGTGCCGACAAATTTGGGATGATTGGTACCAGCGGATTTTTTTTACAAGGTGATTTCAGTCATCTCGGTTTAAAAATACCAATTTATGCCTTTTGATTATTCCAAGCTGCTTTTGCCATCGCGATGGCAACAATAATTTCTGGAGCAGTAGCTGAACGCATGAAATTTTCTCCTTATTTAGTCTTTTCATTAATTGCTACGGTGTTTATCTACCCACTTGCCGGTCATTGGGTTTGGAGTCCTGATGGTTGGTTAAATAAAATAGGGATGTTAGATTTTGCGGGATCAGCAGTTGTACATTCCTTAGGCGGTTGGGGAGCTCTCGCTGCTGCTTTAGTACTTGGACCACGTAGTGGTAAATATAATCGTGATGGTTCTATGAATGTTATGCCCGGTCATAATCTGCCACTAGCAGCGTTAGGGGCTTTTATCTTATGGTTTGGTTGGTTTGGCTTTAATCCCGGAAGTACCTTGTCCGGTCTTGATTTAAATATTGCTCGTATTGCTATAAATACTAACTTAGCAGCAGCTGCCGGTGGTACCGCGGCGGCCTTATTCACACTTTTCCGTTATGGCAAAGCCGATCCAAGTATGGGCATCAACGGATCTTTAGGTGGTCTTGTCGCTATTACCGCAGGGTGCGCTTATGTTGAGCCTATAAGTTCTTTAATTATTGGGGCTATTGCCGGTATGCTAATAGTAATTGCTGTACCATTTTTTGATCGTATGAAAGCAGATGACCCTGTTGGTGCAATTGCAGTACATGGTGTTTGCGGTACCTTTGGAACACTTGCTGTTGGTATTTTCGCTGAAAAGGGCGGTTTCTTATATGGCGGTGGATTCCACTTACTTAGCGTA is from Negativicutes bacterium and encodes:
- a CDS encoding DNA polymerase gives rise to the protein MGLVDFSAFPRRSVLWIDVKSFFASVEAVKRKIDPLEAYIAVVSDRHRTGAVVLASSPKVKTEYNIKTGNRLFEIPKKSPIMIVEPNMALYLDINKKIQEIFRKFVSSEDLQVYSIDEAILDVTAYQKLFGSAEEIAQRILKTVKSELGLVVSIGIGDNPLLAKLALDNDAKKRPPWIARWSYESIDQTVWKIKPMTAFWGISKGYDKKLKQMGIYSIENLAHFDPNRLKKHLGIMGLQLYYHAWGLDASIIREKAPVKNRSYSKNQTLMRDYFSKAEILIIIKEMVGDVCERLRKHQEKCNEIFLGIGYADRNLAEELTIKIKLSRPENSTAVISELARREFSEKWQGQPVRSVNITASKIVSLKVEQMELFCGDIKKNALDQVVDSLRDRFGKTSIFYAGSLAGGTFLERAHYVGGHKGSSE
- a CDS encoding pirin family protein, translating into MERKVKQKVTGFKTQDGAGVNLVRVLGLSTVETYDPILMLDSFDSINPSDYTAGFPLHPHRGIETISYVYRGKMTHRDSLGNEDTITDGEVQWMTAGSGILHEEKLPASERLLGVQLWLNLSAKNKMVAPEYRSIKNSEIEEIILDSGKLRLLAGEFSNKRGFMSKYLPLDYYDIHLNANASLIINTERDKAVLLFTLSGEVYVGGELIAEKTAVRLTTGVFVELKATEKNSQVLFVSSEQLNEPVAWGGPIVMNTKEELNNAFAELKNGTFLKEGIGY